A part of Gemmatimonas groenlandica genomic DNA contains:
- a CDS encoding YncE family protein, whose translation MPLVPSPRKTWRAAHAVVAFAAATLLRPTAPLTAQTKPVFAPAPVEAPLVDYWVYVGAESADKIYRVRFGPMGTVVEKMIGVGELATEMEGPHGLAISPDGKYLHLTTGHGFPDGKYWRYELGPDTLVGPGLLLGNFPASIDVTPDGLYALSVNFNLHGDMIPSTVSVIYTPNHTEVARIVTCTMPHGSRVSPDGMRQYSTCMMDDQLVEVDTKDFVVARRFSLATGKEGPLALTATTTMASGKAGMDHAAMGHDMAASRPATKPSAGPTVDPAQVGRSGMGLEKHTMAPASCSPTWAQPSADGTKIYVACNKADEILEIDTKSWALMRRMKTGRGVYNLAVTADGKLMVATLKQGNAVEIFDLTTGASVAQVPTSNRLAHGVTISSDSKYAFVSSEGQGSQPGKVDVIDLTSHATVGTADVGPQASGIAFWKMTK comes from the coding sequence ATGCCTCTCGTTCCAAGCCCTCGCAAGACGTGGCGCGCGGCCCACGCGGTCGTCGCCTTCGCGGCCGCTACGCTGCTGCGCCCGACGGCACCGTTGACCGCGCAGACCAAGCCCGTCTTTGCGCCAGCGCCCGTCGAAGCGCCCCTCGTCGACTACTGGGTGTACGTGGGTGCGGAGTCCGCCGACAAGATCTATCGCGTGCGCTTCGGGCCCATGGGGACGGTGGTCGAAAAGATGATCGGTGTCGGCGAGCTGGCGACCGAGATGGAGGGACCGCACGGCCTCGCCATCTCGCCGGATGGCAAGTACCTGCACCTGACCACAGGGCACGGCTTCCCCGATGGTAAGTACTGGCGCTACGAACTCGGCCCCGACACGCTTGTCGGTCCGGGATTGCTGTTGGGCAACTTCCCCGCGTCAATCGACGTCACGCCCGACGGCCTCTACGCGCTGTCGGTGAATTTCAATCTGCACGGCGACATGATCCCGTCGACGGTCTCGGTGATCTACACGCCGAATCACACGGAAGTCGCGCGTATCGTGACGTGCACGATGCCGCACGGCAGTCGCGTGTCGCCGGATGGTATGCGGCAGTACTCCACCTGCATGATGGATGACCAGCTGGTGGAAGTGGACACCAAGGACTTCGTCGTGGCACGCCGGTTCTCGCTGGCCACGGGCAAGGAAGGGCCGCTGGCGCTCACGGCGACCACCACGATGGCCAGCGGTAAGGCGGGAATGGATCATGCCGCCATGGGGCACGACATGGCCGCTTCACGTCCGGCAACGAAGCCGTCCGCCGGGCCGACGGTCGATCCGGCGCAGGTCGGGCGTTCGGGGATGGGCCTCGAGAAGCATACGATGGCACCCGCCTCCTGCTCGCCCACGTGGGCACAGCCGTCGGCCGACGGCACGAAGATCTACGTAGCCTGTAACAAGGCTGATGAGATCCTCGAGATCGACACGAAGTCCTGGGCACTCATGCGTCGAATGAAGACCGGACGTGGCGTGTACAACCTGGCCGTGACTGCCGACGGCAAACTGATGGTCGCCACGCTCAAGCAGGGTAACGCCGTCGAGATCTTTGATCTCACCACCGGCGCCAGTGTCGCGCAGGTGCCCACGTCGAACCGTCTCGCGCACGGCGTAACCATCAGCTCCGACTCGAAATACGCGTTCGTGAGCAGCGAAGGGCAGGGCTCGCAGCCCGGTAAGGTCGATGTCATCGATCTCACGTCGCATGCGACGGTGGGTACTGCCGATGTCGGACCGCAGGCCAGCGGTATCGCTTTCTGGAAGATGACCAAGTGA